A DNA window from Desulfovibrio intestinalis contains the following coding sequences:
- a CDS encoding cytochrome c3 family protein: MKTLVITFFALTLLCAGGAQARSVKEMSEVIKKPIEIEASGSKRMNVMFPHTAHKGISCFQCHHEEGGDGRYVACTECHATPGARERDPMSMFMAFHSQSSDRSCLGCHKKLAAENPGKFPQFKGCRPCHMSPAAREAAEAAKAAKQ, encoded by the coding sequence ATGAAAACCTTGGTCATCACTTTTTTTGCCCTGACTCTTTTGTGTGCCGGCGGAGCACAGGCCCGCAGCGTCAAGGAAATGTCGGAAGTAATCAAAAAACCCATTGAGATTGAAGCTTCCGGTTCCAAGCGCATGAACGTCATGTTCCCGCACACGGCGCACAAGGGTATTTCCTGTTTTCAGTGTCACCACGAAGAAGGTGGTGATGGCCGTTATGTAGCCTGCACCGAATGCCATGCCACGCCCGGCGCGCGTGAGCGTGACCCCATGAGCATGTTTATGGCCTTCCATTCCCAGAGCAGCGACCGCTCCTGCCTTGGCTGCCACAAGAAGCTTGCTGCTGAAAATCCCGGCAAGTTCCCGCAGTTCAAGGGCTGCCGCCCCTGCCACATGAGCCCCGCCGCGCGTGAAGCCGCCGAGGCTGCCAAGGCCGCCAAGCAGTAG